From one Acidobacteriota bacterium genomic stretch:
- the infA gene encoding translation initiation factor IF-1, translated as MSKDDLIDVQGTVVAVHSGGLYRVECDAGQEVLAQLSGRMRRFRIKVVPGDRVTVGVSPYDPKRGIITFRAR; from the coding sequence TTGAGTAAGGACGATCTGATCGACGTTCAGGGCACGGTCGTCGCCGTGCACAGCGGGGGCCTGTATCGCGTGGAGTGCGATGCCGGCCAGGAGGTGCTCGCGCAGTTGAGCGGCCGGATGCGCCGCTTCCGCATCAAGGTGGTGCCGGGGGACCGGGTGACCGTCGGGGTCTCGCCCTACGACCCGAAGCGCGGCATCATCACCTTCCGGGCGCGCTGA